Proteins encoded within one genomic window of Brachybacterium sp. P6-10-X1:
- a CDS encoding DUF58 domain-containing protein: protein MRRVHPVLDVVSPIGWAVLAVAVTCWALGLLLHLTELNVVALVLSAPLVIAGLFVLGKSNYQVTLDLQTHRVVVGTRAVGRVEIANPTQRPILPSRIELAVGAATAQFMVPRLDAAAEHEELFAVPTKRRAVLVVGPVRSVRDDPLSLMRRQVTWAKAQELYVHPRTVRLDEAASGFLRDLEGTPSSDLSSSDIAFHALRDYAPGDDRRHVHWRTTARTGKLMVRQFEETRRSHVVVALDNLAEHYASDDEFELAVSIAASISAQTLREEKELTPFTFLERQRTSTFRRLMDDYTVVEPLKEKISLHELGQKATDLAANASAVMMVVGSHTTARELNSAANQLPIGVMAVAIRCVDDAEVKRSAIGSLDVVTLGSLDTLARAMRAVGR from the coding sequence ATGCGGCGCGTCCACCCGGTCCTGGACGTCGTCTCGCCGATCGGGTGGGCCGTCCTCGCCGTCGCCGTGACCTGCTGGGCCCTCGGGCTCCTGCTGCACCTGACCGAGCTGAACGTCGTGGCCCTCGTCCTCAGCGCGCCGCTGGTGATCGCCGGGCTGTTCGTCCTCGGCAAATCCAATTACCAGGTCACCCTCGACCTGCAGACGCACCGCGTGGTGGTCGGGACCCGTGCGGTCGGCCGGGTCGAGATCGCCAACCCCACCCAGCGCCCCATCCTGCCCTCACGCATCGAGCTGGCCGTCGGCGCGGCCACCGCCCAGTTCATGGTGCCGCGCCTGGACGCCGCCGCCGAGCACGAGGAGCTGTTCGCGGTTCCCACCAAGCGCCGCGCCGTCCTGGTCGTCGGACCGGTGCGCTCGGTCCGCGACGACCCGCTGTCCCTGATGCGCCGCCAGGTCACCTGGGCCAAGGCGCAGGAGCTGTACGTGCACCCGCGCACCGTGCGGCTGGATGAAGCCGCCAGCGGATTCCTCCGCGACCTGGAGGGGACCCCGTCCTCGGACCTCTCCAGCTCCGACATCGCCTTCCACGCCCTGCGCGACTACGCGCCCGGCGACGACCGCCGCCATGTCCACTGGCGCACCACCGCCCGCACCGGCAAGCTCATGGTCCGCCAGTTCGAGGAGACCCGCCGCTCCCACGTGGTCGTCGCGCTGGACAACCTCGCCGAGCACTACGCCAGCGACGACGAGTTCGAGCTCGCCGTCTCCATCGCCGCCTCGATCTCCGCCCAGACCCTGCGCGAGGAGAAGGAGCTGACCCCCTTCACCTTCTTGGAGCGTCAGCGCACCAGCACGTTCCGTCGGCTGATGGACGACTACACCGTCGTCGAACCGCTCAAGGAGAAGATCTCCCTCCATGAACTGGGCCAGAAGGCCACCGACCTGGCCGCCAACGCCTCCGCGGTGATGATGGTGGTCGGGTCCCACACCACGGCGCGAGAGCTGAACTCCGCCGCCAATCAGCTTCCGATCGGGGTGATGGCGGTGGCGATCCGCTGCGTGGACGATGCCGAGGTCAAGCGCTCCGCGATCGGCAGCCTCGACGTGGTCACCCTCGGATCGCTCGACACCCTCGCCCGGGCGATGAGAGCGGTGGGACGATGA
- a CDS encoding transglutaminase domain-containing protein, with product MTATTARAHRPSFFSNVTHGRRAADIAVLATLFLLALIGFQTVYGGIQYLLTGIMAMVFGTLIALIAARFRWGPLRITPLVLAVYFLFGSMFAAPTRAIWGIVPSLGSLKELLFAPVTSWKAALTVAPPVGSAQGVLGVVWIGVLILTLLGMTVVLRTRFYVLAWLFPIALVLLAIVFGTTDVFWPVLRGVLFAVISVGWLTWRFEGARLDSAQSTIISDTVRPGSWKNPVLRRRVIGGAVIMALAGGLAVGAQALLDPPEGTVRYAQRNHITPPFDPHEYVSPLSEFRGYLKNQREEELFTVTDVEGGTKLRLATMDQYNLQVYDVAGNRDEDSASGAFLPTATGVTLHEAGPDQRTSTITIGAYSGVWMPTIGQRTDRIDIDGMPIDRAGATAENLYLNEKSQTAVNASGVRQGDTYDLRYQPYEPMSTEEIKTARFADIELPPNSRLDKMAAVAEEWAGTSESDYERFANLQRGIKAEAYYSHGLGDDAASLPGHGASRLLAMLEPIGFDEDRDDAQPLGKIGDEEQFAALTAVLARSIGIPARVVMGFEVPEGQDGTVSLTGDDVTAWVEVAFEGQGWERFEPAPEEDEEPTQPEPKDVEKPLPQVAQPPPPPAEPPSPPPGAMSEDSEDDEDETDETTSWVVYAAYGMIPIVLVILGVVAVIVAKSVRRGRRRTRGGLPDRIDGGWQEILDLMTDLGRKPDPIMTRAETAARLHADLPELGALTLAGRADRAVFGPDDLSEPAVQEYWSHVMTARDDMTAAVPWHKKLRAAISLRSFRSRSQNRRAEQKRERAAARAREKAQRRAEAMRRRRSSLRSMQKSRAKKSSRKGSS from the coding sequence ATGACCGCCACGACCGCTCGGGCCCACCGGCCCTCCTTCTTCTCGAACGTGACCCACGGTCGGCGCGCGGCGGACATCGCCGTCCTGGCCACCCTGTTCCTCCTGGCCCTGATCGGTTTCCAGACGGTCTACGGCGGGATCCAGTACCTCCTGACCGGGATCATGGCGATGGTCTTCGGCACCCTCATCGCCCTGATCGCCGCCCGTTTCCGCTGGGGACCGCTGCGGATCACTCCGTTGGTGCTCGCGGTCTACTTCCTGTTCGGATCGATGTTCGCCGCTCCGACCCGGGCGATCTGGGGCATCGTGCCGAGCCTCGGCTCTCTGAAGGAGCTGCTGTTCGCCCCGGTGACGAGCTGGAAGGCGGCCCTGACGGTCGCGCCGCCGGTAGGCTCCGCCCAGGGCGTGCTGGGTGTGGTGTGGATCGGCGTGCTGATCCTGACGCTGCTGGGCATGACGGTGGTGCTGCGCACCCGGTTCTACGTCCTCGCCTGGCTGTTCCCGATCGCTCTGGTCCTGCTGGCCATCGTGTTCGGCACCACCGACGTGTTCTGGCCGGTGCTGCGCGGTGTGCTGTTCGCGGTCATCTCGGTGGGCTGGCTGACCTGGCGCTTCGAGGGGGCGCGGCTGGACAGCGCACAGTCCACGATCATCTCCGACACCGTGCGCCCGGGCTCGTGGAAGAACCCGGTGCTGCGCCGGCGGGTGATCGGCGGCGCCGTGATCATGGCGCTGGCCGGCGGGCTCGCCGTCGGCGCCCAGGCGCTGCTGGATCCGCCCGAGGGCACCGTCCGCTACGCCCAGCGCAACCACATCACCCCGCCGTTCGACCCGCACGAGTACGTCTCGCCGCTGAGCGAGTTCCGGGGATACCTCAAGAACCAGCGCGAGGAGGAGCTGTTCACGGTCACCGACGTCGAGGGCGGCACCAAGCTGCGTCTGGCCACGATGGATCAGTACAACCTCCAGGTCTACGACGTGGCCGGCAACCGGGACGAGGACAGCGCCTCCGGGGCGTTCCTGCCCACCGCCACCGGGGTGACCCTCCACGAGGCCGGCCCCGACCAGCGCACCTCGACGATCACGATCGGTGCCTACTCCGGCGTCTGGATGCCCACGATCGGGCAGCGCACCGACCGCATCGACATCGACGGCATGCCGATCGACCGGGCCGGCGCGACCGCGGAGAACCTCTACCTCAACGAGAAGTCCCAGACCGCGGTGAACGCCTCCGGCGTGCGGCAGGGGGACACCTACGATCTGCGCTACCAGCCGTACGAGCCGATGTCCACCGAGGAGATCAAGACGGCCCGCTTCGCCGACATCGAGCTGCCTCCGAACTCGCGGCTGGACAAGATGGCCGCGGTCGCCGAGGAGTGGGCCGGGACCTCGGAATCCGACTACGAGCGGTTCGCCAATCTGCAGCGAGGCATCAAGGCGGAGGCCTATTACTCCCACGGCCTCGGTGACGATGCCGCCTCCCTGCCCGGCCACGGTGCCAGCCGCCTGCTGGCCATGCTCGAGCCGATCGGCTTCGACGAGGACCGTGACGATGCACAGCCTCTCGGCAAGATCGGTGACGAGGAGCAGTTCGCCGCGCTGACGGCCGTGCTGGCCCGTTCGATCGGCATCCCCGCCCGGGTGGTGATGGGATTCGAGGTCCCCGAGGGCCAGGACGGGACCGTCTCCCTCACCGGCGATGACGTCACGGCCTGGGTCGAGGTTGCCTTCGAGGGGCAGGGCTGGGAGCGTTTCGAGCCGGCGCCCGAGGAGGACGAGGAGCCCACGCAGCCCGAGCCCAAGGATGTCGAGAAGCCTCTGCCGCAGGTCGCGCAGCCGCCGCCCCCGCCGGCGGAGCCGCCGAGCCCGCCGCCGGGTGCCATGAGCGAGGACTCCGAGGACGACGAGGACGAGACCGACGAGACCACCTCCTGGGTCGTCTACGCCGCCTACGGGATGATCCCGATCGTGCTGGTGATCCTCGGCGTCGTCGCGGTCATCGTGGCCAAGTCGGTCCGTCGCGGCCGTCGGCGGACCCGGGGTGGGCTGCCGGACCGCATCGACGGCGGCTGGCAGGAGATCCTCGACCTCATGACGGACCTCGGGCGCAAGCCGGACCCGATCATGACGCGCGCCGAGACCGCCGCCCGCTTGCACGCGGACCTGCCCGAGCTGGGGGCGCTGACCCTCGCCGGTCGGGCCGATCGAGCTGTCTTCGGCCCCGATGACCTGTCCGAGCCGGCGGTCCAGGAATACTGGTCGCACGTCATGACCGCCCGCGACGACATGACCGCTGCCGTGCCGTGGCACAAGAAGCTCCGGGCGGCGATCTCCCTGCGCTCCTTCCGCAGCCGGTCCCAGAACCGTCGGGCGGAGCAGAAGCGGGAGCGGGCGGCGGCCCGCGCCCGGGAGAAGGCCCAGCGCCGTGCCGAGGCGATGCGTCGCCGCCGGTCGTCGCTGCGGAGCATGCAGAAGAGCCGAGCGAAGAAGTCGTCGAGGAAGGGTTCGTCCTGA
- a CDS encoding MoxR family ATPase — protein sequence MSMTPEQARWFADTFDKLVQSVGQAVLGKTEVVRLVLTAMMAPGHVLLEDAPGTGKTSLARSIAATVQGTSTRVQFTPDLLPSDVTGVTIYDQNTKSFEFHKGPVFANIVLADEINRASPKTQSAMLEVMEEGRVTVDGVTHEVGDPFLVIATQNPIEQAGTYRLPEAQLDRFLMKTSLGYPDHASSVQILQGSALRDRSSRLSPRISLQAVNDMTELASTVHVDPAVLEYVSRLMEETRLAPEVRVGVSIRGAIALMRAVKVWAAVNGRHYVIPDDVKHLVEPVWLHRFVLDPEAEFAGTTPQTVMTKILSEVAPPQARQQSA from the coding sequence GTGAGCATGACCCCTGAACAGGCCCGCTGGTTCGCCGACACCTTCGACAAGCTCGTCCAGAGCGTGGGACAGGCCGTCCTGGGCAAGACCGAGGTGGTCCGCCTCGTGCTGACCGCGATGATGGCCCCCGGCCACGTGCTGCTCGAGGACGCTCCCGGGACCGGCAAGACCTCGCTGGCCCGCTCGATCGCCGCGACCGTGCAGGGCACCAGCACCCGGGTGCAGTTCACGCCGGACCTGCTGCCGTCGGACGTCACCGGCGTGACGATCTACGACCAGAACACCAAGAGCTTCGAGTTCCACAAGGGCCCCGTGTTCGCCAACATCGTGCTGGCCGACGAGATCAACCGCGCCTCCCCGAAGACGCAGTCGGCCATGCTCGAGGTGATGGAGGAGGGGCGCGTCACCGTGGACGGCGTGACCCACGAGGTCGGTGATCCCTTCCTGGTCATCGCCACTCAGAACCCCATCGAGCAGGCCGGCACCTATCGTCTCCCGGAGGCGCAGCTGGACCGCTTCCTCATGAAGACCTCGCTGGGCTACCCCGACCACGCCTCGAGCGTGCAGATCCTCCAGGGCTCCGCGCTGCGCGACCGCTCCAGCCGGCTCAGCCCGCGCATCTCCCTGCAGGCCGTCAACGACATGACCGAGCTGGCCTCGACCGTGCACGTGGACCCCGCTGTCCTGGAATACGTCTCCCGTCTGATGGAGGAGACCCGCCTCGCCCCGGAGGTGCGCGTCGGAGTGTCGATCCGTGGCGCGATCGCGCTGATGCGAGCGGTCAAGGTGTGGGCCGCGGTCAACGGTCGCCACTACGTCATCCCCGACGACGTCAAGCACCTCGTCGAGCCCGTGTGGCTGCACCGCTTCGTGCTCGACCCCGAGGCCGAGTTCGCCGGCACCACGCCGCAGACCGTCATGACCAAGATCCTCAGCGAGGTGGCGCCTCCCCAGGCGCGTCAGCAGTCCGCATGA